One Fusarium oxysporum f. sp. lycopersici 4287 chromosome 8, whole genome shotgun sequence genomic region harbors:
- a CDS encoding hypothetical protein (At least one base has a quality score < 10): MAPGSKKKGKKVPSGPVADKPCHNCRRRRLRCDRQLPHCAKCDAKGVECLGYSQIFQWTGAVASRGRLAGQQSSAALYSPARPSTARSRASLSSVSSLSSNSPASSSSASSVASPSVPSSSPAFIAPSLSQVEEVTETSEAESGSEIDLFNDIVNNVDDENDDEDDAATPLASGDTQLVCTTIHNQNHPLASETSTPWVLVDPLYQDITSNHRQYLAYFDARLSRDFVAYDVPDNPFRNLLKFTQAHPLLRQVIIAASATHMYNRSRPWLSSDSLERGLGPRNLLMDALEAKHQVLRMLPSALQSIESIGGDIVLAAILFLINVELIESGKHNWKAHFDGAGKIMKLLGPVSDVDESLRDYIVSDCFIYYILESTFRPTDSGSHSYFESCQALQILGKTTNSYYCCPPELLEIMLIAARLSNTKPDDVVSADMVTAAGAALLDRARNFDVIPWAQDIDLSTIPSTEQDPVLSRFRVATSHRLAICLYILHAIPAVGAWVGEDLADTIFAELHQVLSIIPDDDTNFKATTWVTFVFGACARTPEMKDWVTVQIKKLMLESPWGFLYAARDALQMLWSVQAEGMPMTSWVQTLRDLHMDFLIV, translated from the exons ATGGCTCCAGGAAGTAAaaagaaggggaaaaaagTACCTTCTGGACCTGTTGCCGACAAGCCTTGTCATAACTGTCGACGTCGAAGACTTCGCTGTGATCGTCAACTCCCCCACTGCGCAAAGTGCGACGCAAAAGGCGTTGAGTGCCTGGGCTATTCTCAGATCTTTCAGTGGACGGGTGCTGTTGCTTCAAGGGGAAGACTGGCTGGTCAGCAGTCCAGCGCTGCCTTGTACTCCCCGGCACGTCCTTCTACTGCCCGCTCAAGAGCGTCGTtatcttctgtttcttccctctcttcaaactcacctgcatcttcttcctccgCCTCATCCGTCGCTTCGCCATCCgttccttcatcttcacccgCCTTTATCGCTCCGAGCCTTTCTCAAGTCGAGGAAGTTACAGAAACGTCAGAAGCCGAGTCTGGATCGGAAATAGACCTGTTCAATGACATCGTTAACAacgttgacgatgagaacgacgatgaagatgatgctgcgACCCCTCTAGCGAGTGGTGATACACAACTCGTCTGTACCACCATCCACAACCAGAACCATCCCCTGGCATCGGAAACATCGACTCCGTGGGTGCTCGTCGATCCCCTGTACCAAGACATTACGAGCAACCACAGACAGTATCTCGCTTATT TTGATGCGCGGCTCAGTCGAGATTTTGTAGCCTACGACGTGCCCGACAACCCCTTTCGAAACCTACTCAAATTCACTCAGGCCCACCCTCTGCTACGTCAGGTCATCATCGCCGCCTCGGCAACGCACATGTACAACCGCTCTCGCCCGTGGCTGTCCTCGGACTCGCTAGAAAGAGGTCTTGGCCCGAGAAATCTGCTCATGGATGCTCTCGAGGCTAAGCATCAGGTATTACGCATGTTGCCGTCTGCACTGCAAAGTATTGAGTCTATTGGGGGTGACATTGTCCTGGCGGCGATACTGTTCCTGATCAATGTAGAGCTGATAGAGTCTGGTAAACATAACTGGAAGGCTCACTTTGATGGCGCTGGGAAGATCATGAAGTTGCTCGGACCTGTTTCTGATGTGGATGAGAGCTTGAGGGACTACATCGTATCTGACTGCTTCAT ATATTACATTCTGGAGTCAACGTTTCGACCAACAGATTCGGGATCACACTCATATTTTGAATCATGTCAAGCGCTACAGATACTCGGCAAAACCACGAATAGCTACTACTGCTGCCCACCTGAACTCCTCGAAATTATGCTAATAGCAGCTCGACTTTCCAACACAAAACCGGACGACGTGGTCTCGGCTGACATGGTCACTGCCGCTGGAGCAGCATTACTAGACCGTGCTAGGAATTTCGACGTTATACCGTGGGCGCAAGATATCGACCTCAGCACCATCCCCTCCACCGAACAAGACCCAGTGTTAAGTCGTTTTCGAGTCGCAACATCCCATCGTCTCGCCATCTGTCTCTACATCCTCCATGCGATACCCGCCGTGGGAGCTTGGGTCGGTGAAGATCTCGCAGACACGATATTTGCCGAACTTCATCAAGTGCTGAGCATTATTCCCGACGACGATACGAACTTCAAGGCTACGACATGGGTTACGTTTGTGTTTGGTGCGTGTGCCAGGACACCGGAGATGAAGGACTGGGTTACTGttcagatcaagaagcttatGCTTGAGTCACCTTGGGGGTTCTTGTATGCAGCGAGAGATGCCCTGCAGATGTTATGGAGCGTTCAGGCTGAGGGAATGCCGATGACGAGCTGGGTGCAGACGTTGAGGGATCTACATATGGACTTTTTGATTGTCTGA